A window of Primulina huaijiensis isolate GDHJ02 chromosome 9, ASM1229523v2, whole genome shotgun sequence contains these coding sequences:
- the LOC140983931 gene encoding putative late blight resistance protein homolog R1B-16, translating to MANLRYLALSFRKSIDRSIFSSTFHNIQFLIIEGEWNGLLPDEFWAMSELRHFHLKRSFLSYWPKESGPNIMQLASTIGFPQALTCQVQYEEHSLKVLQNLQSLSTIRPISCTKVIFLSMPNLKKLRVYENEEDYGFRGWFNNLIHLKELQILKYVFRDPFVSGFMKPVCLPSPDFFPQKLMNLTLSGTSFPWEDMLKLSVLPVLEVLKLKNYAFAGASWKSEGSGFPRLRYICIGRTNLQVWEADGSHFPCLKHLVIMNCRLLKEIPCGIGELPLLEKIELCNCSESASASAEQILLEQQSYGNDNLVVHIM from the coding sequence ATGGCTAATTTAAGATATTTGGCTCTTTCATTCCGAAAGTCCATCGATAGATCTATATTTAGTTCGACATTTCACAATATACAGTTCTTAATTATTGAGGGTGAGTGGAACGGTCTGTTGCCTGATGAATTCTGGGCTATGTCGGAGTTACGACATTTTCATTTGAAGAGAAGCTTTTTATCTTATTGGCCAAAAGAATCTGGACCAAATATAATGCAGTTAGCTTCAACTATTGGATTTCCTCAAGCTTTGACTTGTCAAGTACAGTACGAAGAACATTCACTAAAAGTTCTGCAAAATCTGCAATCACTTAGTACAATACGCCCTATAAGTTGCACCAAGGTGATCTTTCTTTCGATGCCCAATTTGAAGAAATTGCGTGTTTATGAAAATGAGGAGGACTATGGATTCCGGGGATGGTTCAATAATCTTATCCATCTTAAAGAACTTCAAATTTTGAAGTACGTCTTTCGTGACCCATTTGTTAGTGGTTTCATGAAGCCAGTCTGTCTTCCATCACCAGATTTTTTCCCCCAAAAGTTGATGAATTTGACTCTCAGTGGCACCTCTTTTCCATGGGAAGATATGCTCAAGCTCAGTGTGTTACCCGTACTAGAGGTGCTCAAACTTAAAAATTATGCATTCGCAGGAGCTAGTTGGAAATCAGAAGGGAGTGGTTTTCCTCGACTGAGATATATTTGTATTGGCAGAACGAATCTCCAGGTATGGGAGGCCGATGGCTCTCATTTTCCTTGCCTAAAACACCTTGTCATCATGAACTGCAGATTGTTGAAAGAGATCCCTTGTGGCATTGGAGAGTTGCCTCTACTTGAAAAAATTGAATTGTGCAATTGTAGTGAATCTGCTTCAGCTTCTGCTGAACAAATTTTGCTCGAACAACAAAGCTATGGCAATGATAACCTCGTTGTTCATATTATGTAG
- the LOC140985189 gene encoding endoglucanase 9-like, producing MRPEDIDYDRPVTECHSCSDLAAEMAAALASASIVFKDNKAYSQKLVHGAKALYKFSRDQRGRYSAGNEAATFYNSTSYWDEFVWGAAWMYYATGNASYLQLATTPGLAKHAGAFWGGPYYGVLNWDNKLPGAQVLLSRLRLFLSPGYPYEEILKTFHNQTSIFMCSFLPYFTTFNRTRGGMIQLNHGAPQPLQYVVNAAFLATLFSDYMRAADTPGWYCGPHFYSTDTLREFAQTQMDYILGKNPQKMSYVVGFGNHYPKHVHHRGASIPKTKIKYSCKGGWKWRDLKKTNPNTVVGAMVAGPDRHDGFHDVRSNYNYTEPTLAGNAGLVAALVALSGGADMEIDKNTIFSAVPPMFPTPPPPPAPWRP from the exons ATGCGCCCAGAAGACATTGATTATGACAGACCCGTTACGGAATGTCATAGTTGCTCCGACCTTGCTGCGGAAATGGCTGCTGCTTTGGCTTCGGCATCCATTGTTTTCAAGGACAACAAAGCCTATTCACAAAAGCTCGTTCATGGTGCCAAGGCTCTCTACAAGTTCTCTAGAGATCAACGTGGCAGATACAGTGCAGGTAACGAGGCGGCAACATTCTATAATTCCACAAGTTACTGGGACGAGTTTGTGTGGGGGGCAGCTTGGATGTATTATGCTACGGGAAATGCATCATATCTTCAGCTTGCCACAACTCCTGGTCTTGCCAAGCATGCAGGTGCCTTTTGGGGAGGCCCTTATTATGGAGTTTTAAATTGGGATAATAAGCTTCCTGGAGCTCAA GTGCTTCTGAGTCGTCTGAGGTTATTCCTCAGCCCAGGATATCCATatgaagaaattttgaaaacatttcACAACCAGACTAGCATATTCATGTGCTCGTTCCTACCATATTTTACAACGTTTAACAGAACAAGAG GAGGAATGATCCAATTAAACCACGGAGCACCTCAGCCTCTTCAATATGTAGTGAATGCCGCTTTCCTTGCAACATTGTTTAGCGATTATATGAGAGCTGCTGATACACCTGGTTGGTACTGTGGACCTCATTTTTACTCTACCGATACCCTCCGAGAATTTGCGCAGACACAG ATGGATTACATTCTTGGCAAAAATCCCCAAAAAATGAGCTATGTTGTGGGCTTTGGCAATCACTACCCGAAGCATGTCCACCATAGGGGTGCCTCAATACCTAAAACCAAGATCAAGTATAGTTGTAAAGGAGGATGGAAATGGAGGGACTTGAAAAAAACAAATCCGAATACCGTAGTTGGAGCCATGGTTGCTGGACCCGACAGGCACGATGGATTCCACGATGTGCGTTCTAATTATAACTATACAGAGCCAACACTTGCTGGAAACGCAGGCCTTGTGGCAGCTCTTGTTGCTCTATCTGGCGGCGCAGACATGGAAATCGACAAGAACACGATTTTCTCTGCTGTGCCACCTATGTTTCCGACACCACCACCGCCACCAGCTCCTTGGAGACCGTGA